Proteins encoded within one genomic window of Prochlorococcus marinus str. MIT 9515:
- a CDS encoding o-succinylbenzoate synthase yields MNLTFKKKSFLFKLSSKVENSKTTFKNKSGWIIKLKNVEKGVGFGEVNPLSNKDLVKCQIELNKIPKYINSKNISELINTFHPCIQSAINSALAEIERKIIFKENYFFNAIDQTAILLNPNNALQELKKLKENKLLKGKLLTIKWKVAIYDNASEEKTLIQILNQLTSNIKLRIDANGSWERGIANRWVDILKDIKNIDWLEQPLSKDDIEGLREINKRMPIALDESLLKYPHLINEWDGWQIRRPSQEKNPMHLLEELKNKKGFRSLSTSFETGIGNRWLFHLSSLQLLGPTPKVPGLALKKNPNSFLFLNKAQKIWDQL; encoded by the coding sequence ATGAACTTAACTTTTAAAAAAAAATCTTTTTTATTTAAATTATCTTCTAAGGTAGAAAATTCAAAGACAACATTTAAAAATAAATCTGGGTGGATAATTAAATTAAAAAATGTTGAGAAAGGTGTTGGTTTTGGGGAAGTAAATCCTTTAAGTAATAAAGATTTAGTTAAATGTCAAATAGAATTAAATAAGATTCCTAAATATATTAATTCAAAAAATATATCGGAACTGATAAATACCTTTCACCCATGTATTCAATCAGCAATTAATTCTGCGTTAGCTGAAATCGAAAGAAAAATAATTTTCAAAGAAAATTATTTCTTTAATGCAATTGATCAAACAGCTATACTTTTAAATCCTAATAACGCTTTGCAAGAATTAAAAAAATTGAAAGAGAATAAACTATTAAAAGGGAAATTACTTACAATAAAATGGAAAGTAGCTATATATGACAATGCCTCTGAAGAAAAAACTCTAATTCAGATATTAAATCAATTAACAAGTAATATTAAATTAAGAATAGATGCAAATGGCTCTTGGGAGAGGGGAATAGCGAATAGATGGGTAGATATTCTTAAAGATATTAAAAACATAGATTGGTTGGAACAACCTCTTTCTAAAGATGATATTGAGGGTTTAAGGGAAATTAATAAAAGGATGCCCATAGCTTTGGATGAATCACTATTAAAATATCCACATTTGATTAATGAATGGGATGGTTGGCAGATTAGAAGACCTTCCCAAGAAAAGAATCCGATGCATCTTTTAGAAGAGTTAAAAAATAAAAAAGGTTTTAGATCCTTAAGTACTTCTTTTGAAACAGGAATAGGTAATAGATGGCTTTTTCATTTATCCTCTTTACAGTTATTGGGACCAACTCCAAAAGTTCCTGGTTTGGCTTTAAAAAAAAATCCCAATTCTTTTCTTTTTCTAAATAAGGCACAAAAGATATGGGATCAACTATGA
- a CDS encoding NAD(P)H-quinone oxidoreductase subunit H has product MAQLETRTEPMVVNFGPHHPSMHGVLRLVVTLDGENVIDCEPVIGYLHRGMEKIAENRTNVMYVPYVSRMDYAAGMFYEAIVVNAPERLANISVPKRASYIRVLMLELNRIANHLLWLGPFLADVGAQTPFFYIFREREMIYDLWEAATGQRLINNNFFRIGGVACDLPYGWLEKCIDFCDWFAPKIDEYEKLITNNPIFKKRIEGLGTIERDQAINWSLSGPMLRASGVSWDLRKVDNYECYDDFDWKIASEKEGDCYARYRVRVEEMRQSLKIIRQACEMIPGGPTENLEAKRMATDDKKSDIFGIDYQYVAKKVAPTFKIPNGELYTRLESGKGEIGVFIQGNNEVTPWRFKIRAADLNNLQILPHILKGAKIADIMAILGSIDVIMGSVDR; this is encoded by the coding sequence ATGGCTCAACTAGAGACTAGAACAGAACCGATGGTGGTCAACTTTGGCCCTCATCATCCATCTATGCATGGAGTTTTGAGGTTAGTCGTAACCCTCGATGGAGAGAATGTAATAGATTGTGAACCCGTAATTGGTTATTTGCATAGGGGGATGGAAAAAATAGCTGAAAACAGGACAAACGTTATGTATGTTCCTTATGTCAGCAGAATGGATTATGCAGCTGGAATGTTTTATGAAGCTATTGTAGTAAATGCCCCTGAAAGATTAGCAAATATTTCTGTCCCAAAAAGAGCGAGCTACATAAGAGTACTAATGTTGGAGCTTAACAGAATTGCAAATCATCTTTTATGGCTTGGACCATTTTTAGCAGATGTGGGAGCTCAAACTCCATTCTTTTATATATTTAGAGAAAGAGAGATGATTTATGACCTTTGGGAAGCTGCTACGGGACAAAGATTAATAAATAATAATTTTTTCAGAATAGGAGGTGTGGCATGTGATTTGCCTTACGGGTGGTTAGAAAAATGCATTGACTTTTGTGACTGGTTCGCGCCAAAGATTGACGAATACGAAAAATTAATAACAAATAATCCTATATTCAAAAAAAGAATAGAAGGTCTTGGCACTATAGAAAGAGATCAAGCAATTAATTGGTCACTTTCTGGACCAATGCTTAGGGCCTCTGGAGTCTCTTGGGATTTAAGAAAAGTTGATAATTACGAATGTTATGACGATTTTGACTGGAAAATCGCTTCAGAAAAAGAAGGCGATTGTTATGCCAGATACCGAGTAAGAGTTGAAGAAATGAGGCAATCATTAAAAATTATTCGTCAAGCCTGCGAAATGATTCCTGGTGGTCCAACGGAAAATTTAGAAGCTAAACGTATGGCTACAGATGATAAAAAAAGTGATATTTTTGGCATTGACTATCAATATGTAGCTAAGAAAGTAGCACCAACTTTTAAGATTCCTAATGGAGAATTATATACAAGATTAGAATCTGGGAAAGGTGAAATAGGCGTTTTTATTCAGGGAAATAATGAAGTTACACCTTGGAGATTCAAAATTAGAGCTGCTGATTTAAATAATCTGCAAATATTACCTCACATTCTAAAGGGAGCTAAAATAGCAGATATTATGGCAATACTTGGCTCAATCGATGTGATCATGGGTTCTGTAGATAGGTAA
- a CDS encoding cysteine desulfurase family protein, whose amino-acid sequence MFSSPILLDYQSSTPCLEDVVNSMSPYWREIFANTSSKSNLAGINASAILEVSREKIQEYLCLKKKKVIFTSGATESNNLALLGFARNFYKETKSYGHIITLKTEHKAVLEPLDQLRKEGFHITAITPEKDGLISKEKFMSFIRDDTFLVSIMMANNEIGVIQPLKEISEICKSREIILHSDYAQCLGSLELDNLDSVANMLTISSHKIYGPKGVGLLLIDRDIELQPLFFGGGQEFGLRSGTLPLALIVGFTKAIEIAVFNQKKNAEKFLFYRDKLLHGLLVNNSGVEINGSMKERLPHNLNLTVLDVNGSKLHKTLKSKIICSSGSACGNGEPSHVLLALGRSFKEAEASLRLSIGLMTTSEDIENSIQIITDTINLLR is encoded by the coding sequence ATGTTTTCTTCTCCTATACTACTAGATTATCAATCCTCAACACCTTGTTTAGAGGATGTTGTAAATTCTATGTCACCCTATTGGAGAGAAATATTTGCAAATACCTCAAGTAAATCGAATTTAGCAGGCATTAATGCAAGTGCCATATTAGAAGTTTCAAGAGAAAAAATACAAGAATATTTGTGTTTAAAAAAAAAGAAAGTAATTTTTACTAGTGGAGCAACCGAATCTAATAATTTAGCTTTGCTAGGTTTTGCAAGAAATTTTTATAAAGAAACAAAGAGCTATGGCCATATTATTACTCTAAAAACTGAACATAAAGCTGTATTAGAGCCTCTAGATCAATTAAGAAAAGAAGGATTTCATATTACTGCAATTACTCCAGAAAAAGATGGTTTAATTTCAAAGGAAAAATTTATGAGCTTTATAAGAGATGACACATTTTTGGTAAGTATCATGATGGCTAATAATGAAATAGGAGTTATTCAGCCTTTGAAAGAAATTTCAGAAATTTGCAAATCAAGAGAGATAATTCTCCATTCTGATTATGCACAATGTTTAGGTAGTCTCGAGTTAGATAATCTTGATTCAGTAGCGAATATGTTAACGATAAGCTCCCATAAAATATATGGCCCAAAAGGTGTAGGTTTACTTTTGATAGATAGGGATATTGAGCTCCAACCTTTATTTTTTGGAGGAGGGCAAGAATTTGGATTGAGATCTGGAACATTACCATTAGCTTTGATTGTAGGTTTTACTAAAGCAATCGAAATAGCTGTTTTTAATCAAAAAAAGAATGCCGAAAAATTTCTTTTTTATAGAGATAAACTTTTACATGGCTTGTTAGTTAATAATTCTGGCGTGGAAATTAATGGTTCAATGAAAGAAAGGCTCCCTCATAATTTGAATCTGACAGTTCTTGATGTAAACGGTTCAAAATTGCATAAAACTCTGAAATCTAAAATAATTTGTTCTAGTGGATCAGCTTGTGGTAATGGTGAACCTTCGCATGTATTACTAGCTCTAGGAAGATCTTTTAAAGAAGCAGAAGCCTCATTAAGATTAAGTATTGGATTGATGACTACTTCAGAAGATATAGAAAATTCAATTCAGATAATTACAGATACTATTAATTTATTGCGATAG
- a CDS encoding isochorismate synthase: protein MKNNLNFSDFLKGVFSNFDKKGINSGLVSVCIEIPCVDLFDVYEFFIDKYSFSSFWEEDNKMSYIAIDKCKYLTLEGPKKFQVAKEFNFENFNNLINLTDESNTSALSKIIYFFSFSENLNKKYSLFDVPSLEAILPKILIIKNKNNCWLRINSSVEGKSSLRTLIEELWSIRDQILYSKDQKSKNIFDYHKINHFMNSLELTNSNLKQLVNKGIELVEEGILEKIVLASRVKIELKTKLNLLEILKKLKTNQPNTCRYVWRRNSKDIMFGASPEKLFSLNKPNLILEAIAGTSSNDLNPDSLLESPKDIKEHNYVINYLIQCLEVLRINNYKKSSLKVASFGDISHLQTLIYSKIDNVCPFDLLRILHPSPAVCGSPKKKAMNWINTLESFSRGNYASPMGWVDSEGNSEFRVAIRGARYIDQSLEFTAGSGIVKGSIASKEIEEIKLKFTSLVKQIFIAKTTK, encoded by the coding sequence ATGAAAAATAATTTAAACTTTTCAGATTTTTTAAAGGGTGTTTTTTCCAATTTCGATAAGAAAGGGATAAATTCAGGCTTGGTAAGTGTTTGTATTGAGATACCTTGTGTTGATTTATTTGATGTATATGAATTTTTTATAGATAAATATTCTTTTTCTTCTTTTTGGGAAGAGGATAATAAAATGTCATATATTGCTATTGATAAATGTAAATATCTAACTTTAGAAGGCCCTAAAAAATTTCAAGTAGCGAAAGAATTTAATTTTGAGAACTTTAATAATTTAATTAATTTGACTGATGAATCTAACACCTCTGCACTTTCAAAAATAATTTATTTTTTTTCTTTCTCAGAAAATTTAAATAAAAAATATTCGTTATTTGATGTTCCTAGTTTAGAGGCTATTTTACCTAAGATTTTGATTATTAAAAACAAAAATAATTGTTGGTTAAGAATAAACTCTTCTGTAGAGGGTAAATCTTCCTTGAGGACGTTAATTGAAGAACTTTGGTCAATAAGGGATCAAATTTTATATTCCAAAGATCAAAAAAGTAAGAATATTTTTGATTATCACAAGATTAATCATTTTATGAATTCTTTAGAATTAACTAATAGTAATCTTAAGCAATTAGTAAATAAGGGAATTGAATTAGTAGAGGAAGGTATCCTTGAAAAGATTGTTTTAGCTTCAAGAGTCAAAATAGAACTTAAAACAAAATTAAATTTATTAGAAATTTTAAAAAAATTAAAAACTAATCAGCCAAATACTTGTAGATATGTTTGGAGAAGAAACAGTAAAGATATTATGTTTGGAGCATCACCAGAAAAATTATTTTCTCTTAATAAGCCTAATTTAATTTTAGAAGCTATTGCTGGTACATCATCAAATGATTTAAATCCGGATTCTCTTTTAGAAAGCCCTAAAGATATAAAAGAACATAATTATGTAATAAATTATTTGATTCAATGTTTGGAGGTTTTGAGGATTAATAACTACAAAAAAAGTTCATTAAAGGTAGCTTCTTTTGGTGATATTTCGCATTTACAAACTTTGATTTATTCAAAAATTGATAACGTATGCCCTTTTGATTTGCTGAGAATTTTGCATCCATCTCCTGCCGTCTGTGGGTCTCCTAAAAAGAAAGCGATGAATTGGATAAATACACTTGAATCATTTTCTAGGGGAAATTATGCTTCGCCAATGGGTTGGGTAGATTCTGAAGGAAATTCAGAATTCAGAGTAGCCATTAGAGGAGCACGTTATATTGATCAAAGTCTAGAATTTACTGCAGGTTCTGGTATAGTAAAAGGTTCTATCGCGAGCAAAGAAATTGAAGAGATTAAACTTAAATTTACATCTTTAGTAAAGCAAATATTTATTGCCAAAACCACTAAATAA
- a CDS encoding response regulator transcription factor, protein MNDTNQINNDTIRKSKILLVDDEPGLRTAVKTFLEDEGFEISIAVDGEDGWEKAQTIFPDLIISDIMMPRSNGYALLEKIREDEKLGGTPVIFLTAKGMTLDRTQGYLAGIDDYIAKPFDPDELSARVKNVINRQERLLKEAARFADIDVSKMAKQITEIKSMLTDQNPLNQENSIDIPNFTPREASVLQLVAEGLMNKEIARKLETSIRNVEKYVSRLFIKTSTSSRTELVRYALENHLVK, encoded by the coding sequence ATGAACGATACTAATCAAATCAATAATGACACAATTCGAAAATCAAAAATTTTATTGGTAGATGATGAGCCAGGTTTAAGAACAGCTGTAAAAACATTTCTCGAAGACGAAGGATTTGAAATCTCTATTGCGGTAGACGGAGAGGATGGATGGGAAAAAGCACAAACAATTTTTCCAGACCTCATTATTAGCGATATTATGATGCCTAGATCAAATGGTTACGCCCTATTAGAAAAAATAAGAGAAGATGAAAAGCTAGGAGGCACGCCAGTGATTTTTCTGACAGCGAAGGGAATGACTTTGGATAGAACTCAGGGATACCTCGCTGGCATTGATGATTATATTGCTAAACCCTTTGATCCAGATGAATTATCTGCAAGAGTTAAAAATGTAATTAATAGGCAAGAGAGATTACTCAAAGAAGCAGCAAGATTTGCCGATATTGATGTAAGCAAAATGGCAAAACAAATCACTGAAATTAAATCTATGCTTACAGATCAGAATCCACTAAATCAAGAAAATTCAATAGATATCCCCAACTTTACTCCAAGAGAAGCAAGTGTACTCCAGCTTGTGGCAGAGGGTCTCATGAACAAAGAAATTGCCAGAAAACTTGAAACCTCTATCAGAAATGTTGAGAAATACGTAAGCAGGCTGTTTATTAAAACAAGTACATCTAGCAGAACCGAATTAGTCCGTTATGCGCTTGAAAATCATTTAGTAAAATAA
- the grxC gene encoding glutaredoxin 3, translated as MSTVEIYTWRFCPFCIRAKSLLEKKNITFTEHKIDGDDDARELMTKRANGKRTVPQIFINNKSIGGCDELYELEKEEKLDLLLN; from the coding sequence ATGTCTACAGTTGAAATTTATACTTGGCGATTTTGCCCATTCTGCATAAGGGCAAAATCCTTACTAGAGAAAAAAAATATTACTTTTACAGAACATAAAATAGATGGCGATGATGATGCAAGGGAACTTATGACGAAGAGAGCTAATGGTAAAAGAACAGTTCCTCAAATCTTTATTAATAATAAAAGTATTGGTGGTTGTGACGAACTTTATGAATTAGAAAAAGAAGAGAAACTAGACTTATTACTGAATTAG
- the rsmH gene encoding 16S rRNA (cytosine(1402)-N(4))-methyltransferase RsmH: MQTDLSNSSLFNHKSVMTDEILYSIDQYPFISDNKLTAIDATLGGGGHSYQLLKKYPDLKIIGLDHDPIARESALNKLEEFKSRIEIIPSNFSNFEPKEKVSFVIADLGVNSNQIDSPERGFSFQKDGPLDMRMNPLIKMNAENLIETLSEKDLADLIFKFGDERLSRKISRKIKKDLKEKGKYSGTKDLAYSIAGCFPPKQRYRKIHPATRTFQALRIAVNNEIEALEKFLKIAPDWLLTGGIISIISFHSIEDRLVKNSFKGDYRLKNLTKKPITPNKKEIENNKRSRSAKLRIAQLK, translated from the coding sequence ATGCAAACTGACCTTTCTAATTCATCTTTGTTCAATCATAAGTCAGTGATGACAGATGAAATTTTATATTCTATAGATCAATATCCATTTATATCAGACAATAAACTAACAGCTATAGATGCGACTTTAGGCGGTGGTGGGCACTCATATCAATTATTAAAAAAATATCCTGATTTAAAAATAATTGGATTAGACCACGATCCAATCGCAAGGGAATCAGCACTTAATAAACTTGAAGAATTCAAATCGAGGATTGAAATAATTCCTTCAAATTTTTCTAACTTTGAGCCAAAAGAAAAAGTTTCTTTTGTGATAGCAGATCTTGGAGTAAATAGTAATCAAATAGATAGCCCGGAAAGAGGATTTAGTTTTCAAAAAGATGGTCCTTTAGATATGCGAATGAATCCTTTAATTAAGATGAATGCGGAGAACTTAATTGAGACTTTAAGTGAAAAAGATCTGGCTGATTTAATTTTTAAATTTGGTGATGAAAGATTATCACGAAAGATTTCGAGGAAAATTAAAAAAGATTTAAAAGAAAAAGGTAAATATTCAGGAACAAAAGATTTAGCATATTCAATTGCTGGTTGTTTCCCGCCCAAACAAAGATATCGAAAAATTCATCCTGCAACTAGAACATTCCAAGCACTTAGAATAGCTGTAAATAACGAGATTGAAGCATTAGAAAAATTTCTAAAGATTGCTCCTGATTGGCTATTGACTGGGGGAATAATTTCAATTATTAGCTTTCATTCAATAGAGGATCGGTTGGTGAAAAATTCTTTTAAAGGTGATTACAGATTAAAAAATCTTACAAAAAAACCAATTACACCTAATAAAAAAGAAATTGAAAATAATAAAAGATCTCGAAGTGCAAAATTAAGAATTGCTCAATTGAAATAA
- a CDS encoding AMP-binding protein — protein MKNKIHIIEVENNEKESTKKILKNIKEKKIIYIKNRSHEYEEIYKAINIRGPAVILNSSGSSGKPRKCIHKLENLYSSAKASGIWLERQGFKLKHCLVFNTLPLNHISGLMPLFRSQIWDCEHINISPALIKNPKELVVFTNKIKKDKHHLITSLVPIQLKRLLSEKNGIDWLKIFDLIWIGGASLSIETSRKCRFEKINLAPCYGSTETAAMVTSLKPKEFLEGLDNVGEILTDIKLRISKNGLIQIQSDRIGIELLESYQTKNFKDKNGWWESSDSGEIQKLNNSLYLKFIRRTDNAFNSGGEIVFPEVIKLRLNEFILNKKIPIENFIISNIPNKEWGNKMVIIINFKKQTDKTNIEYSLKLLKNFSKNWPKHERPKNWIIGKPKKDDIKNSNYMFTKL, from the coding sequence ATGAAAAACAAAATTCATATTATTGAAGTTGAAAATAATGAAAAAGAATCTACGAAGAAAATTCTTAAAAACATTAAGGAAAAGAAAATAATTTACATAAAAAATAGATCTCACGAATATGAAGAAATATATAAGGCTATTAATATAAGAGGACCAGCAGTTATCTTAAATAGCAGTGGCAGTAGTGGAAAGCCTAGAAAATGTATTCATAAATTAGAAAATCTCTATTCGTCTGCTAAGGCATCTGGAATTTGGCTTGAACGACAAGGATTTAAATTAAAACACTGTTTAGTTTTTAATACTTTGCCGTTAAATCATATCAGTGGATTGATGCCGCTTTTTAGAAGTCAAATTTGGGATTGTGAACATATCAATATTTCCCCAGCATTAATTAAAAACCCCAAGGAATTAGTAGTCTTCACTAATAAGATAAAAAAAGATAAACATCATCTTATAACTTCATTAGTTCCAATACAATTAAAAAGACTTTTATCTGAAAAAAATGGAATTGATTGGTTAAAAATTTTTGATTTAATATGGATTGGTGGTGCATCTCTATCTATTGAAACTTCTCGAAAGTGCAGATTCGAAAAAATAAATTTAGCACCCTGTTACGGATCAACTGAAACTGCCGCTATGGTGACAAGCTTAAAACCTAAAGAATTTTTAGAAGGGCTTGATAATGTTGGGGAAATATTAACTGATATAAAATTAAGAATTAGTAAAAATGGTTTAATCCAAATTCAATCAGACAGAATAGGAATTGAATTGCTGGAATCATATCAAACTAAAAATTTCAAAGATAAAAATGGGTGGTGGGAAAGCAGTGATTCCGGAGAAATCCAAAAATTGAATAATTCTCTGTATTTGAAATTTATTCGAAGAACAGATAATGCTTTTAATTCTGGAGGGGAAATAGTTTTTCCAGAAGTCATTAAATTACGATTAAATGAATTTATCCTAAATAAAAAAATTCCAATAGAAAATTTCATAATTTCCAACATACCTAATAAAGAATGGGGAAATAAAATGGTAATCATTATTAATTTCAAAAAACAAACTGATAAAACAAATATTGAATATTCATTAAAACTATTAAAAAACTTTTCTAAAAATTGGCCTAAACATGAGAGGCCGAAAAATTGGATTATTGGTAAACCTAAAAAAGATGATATTAAAAATTCAAATTACATGTTTACAAAATTATAA
- a CDS encoding acyl-CoA thioesterase, which yields MNPHSWLILKRKVRFGDCDSAGVIHFHNLLRWAHESWEESIDIYGISHQVIFPSCHSHENQNILPIVNCEANFLLPIKLGDLLTVKIFPKKISNHLFQVNTLFLKDEIKVAEGKIIHCSLDMNSKLKVKLPDQLERWIEASNINTHLKEC from the coding sequence ATGAACCCTCATAGTTGGTTAATATTGAAAAGAAAAGTAAGGTTTGGAGATTGTGACTCGGCTGGAGTAATACATTTTCATAACCTTTTAAGATGGGCCCATGAAAGCTGGGAAGAAAGTATAGATATTTATGGTATCTCGCATCAAGTGATTTTTCCTTCTTGTCATTCTCATGAAAATCAAAATATATTACCCATAGTTAATTGTGAAGCTAACTTTTTATTACCCATAAAGCTTGGGGATTTACTTACAGTTAAGATCTTTCCAAAAAAAATTAGCAACCATTTGTTTCAAGTAAATACATTATTTCTTAAGGATGAAATTAAAGTTGCAGAGGGAAAAATTATCCATTGCTCTTTAGATATGAATTCAAAATTGAAGGTTAAATTACCTGATCAACTCGAGAGATGGATAGAGGCTTCGAATATAAATACTCATTTAAAAGAGTGCTAA
- the gshB gene encoding glutathione synthase — protein sequence MKFLFVVDPIKNINPLKDSSAALMQASSKKKIKVWTCTPQDLEARGDEVWASSFRAEVIPWVSFKENKCIPLAEFNCIWMRKDPPVNEGYLYATHLLEVAERKGVKVINKPSSLRAWNEKLGALRYSHLMAPTIVASKVKDLINFAQINDDVVVKPLGGKGGQGVIRLNKDSPGIKAMIELITSQEELPVMMQKFIPEVNKGDKRIIIVNGEPIGSINRIPQGGDFRSNLAMGGKAEKTNLTAKEKKICTELSQHFKDEGLFFVGIDVINEMLSEINVTSPTGLREIENLSNKKVSDQVIEKLLEII from the coding sequence ATGAAATTTCTATTTGTAGTCGACCCAATAAAAAATATAAATCCTTTAAAAGATTCATCTGCCGCATTAATGCAGGCTTCTTCTAAGAAAAAGATAAAAGTTTGGACTTGCACTCCTCAAGATTTAGAGGCAAGAGGGGATGAAGTATGGGCATCTTCTTTTAGAGCTGAAGTGATTCCGTGGGTTTCGTTTAAGGAAAATAAATGTATCCCCCTTGCTGAATTTAATTGTATTTGGATGAGAAAAGATCCCCCTGTAAATGAGGGATATTTATATGCAACACATCTTTTAGAAGTTGCCGAAAGAAAAGGAGTAAAAGTTATAAATAAACCTTCCTCATTACGTGCTTGGAACGAAAAACTAGGAGCATTGAGATACAGCCATTTGATGGCCCCAACAATAGTTGCAAGTAAAGTAAAAGATCTTATTAATTTTGCACAAATTAATGATGATGTTGTTGTGAAACCACTTGGGGGGAAAGGAGGTCAAGGCGTAATTCGTCTAAATAAGGATTCTCCAGGTATTAAAGCAATGATTGAATTAATAACATCACAAGAAGAATTACCAGTAATGATGCAAAAATTTATTCCCGAAGTAAACAAAGGGGATAAAAGAATAATTATTGTTAACGGCGAGCCAATTGGATCCATTAATAGAATTCCTCAAGGGGGTGATTTTAGGAGTAATTTAGCTATGGGAGGTAAAGCAGAAAAAACAAATCTAACAGCTAAAGAAAAAAAAATTTGTACTGAGTTATCTCAACACTTCAAAGATGAAGGGTTATTCTTTGTTGGTATAGATGTAATCAATGAGATGCTTAGTGAAATTAATGTAACAAGTCCAACAGGATTAAGAGAGATAGAAAATTTATCTAATAAAAAAGTTTCAGATCAAGTTATTGAAAAACTATTAGAGATTATTTAG
- the menA gene encoding 2-carboxy-1,4-naphthoquinone phytyltransferase, giving the protein MNERNKSLWKQAIKWPLYSVAILPVFISGAYTLNSFKNIKISNLIAFTIAAILILIWENLTNDLFDSETGIDEFKFHSIVNLVRSKKIISTIAYTSLLIGLLVIAIISISTSINVMILVVSCCFLGYLYQGPPFRLGYQGLGEPLCWLAFGPLTYSAALIALNPSDIYTITIPWKDSFLLGSGSSLATTLILFCSHFHQIEEDKKHGKNSPLVRLGPKKGAKLIPWIVFIVYFFQLFIIINGFIPILCILFLISLPQSIKLITLLKSSYNKPEVIKNCKFIAVKFQTLNGIGLIAGLIIDYLINK; this is encoded by the coding sequence ATGAATGAAAGAAATAAAAGTTTATGGAAACAAGCAATAAAATGGCCACTTTATTCCGTTGCAATTTTACCAGTTTTTATTTCAGGAGCTTATACCCTCAACTCTTTTAAAAATATCAAAATATCTAACTTAATAGCATTCACAATAGCTGCAATATTAATACTCATTTGGGAAAATCTAACTAATGATTTATTTGATTCAGAAACAGGAATTGATGAATTTAAATTCCATTCCATAGTCAACCTTGTTCGAAGTAAAAAAATAATTTCAACTATCGCATATACATCTCTATTGATTGGGTTATTGGTAATTGCCATAATTTCAATATCGACAAGCATAAATGTCATGATATTGGTAGTCTCATGCTGCTTCTTAGGATATTTATATCAAGGACCACCTTTTCGTTTGGGATACCAAGGTTTGGGAGAGCCATTATGCTGGTTAGCTTTTGGGCCCTTAACTTACTCCGCTGCTTTAATTGCACTCAACCCATCAGATATATATACGATTACTATCCCTTGGAAAGATTCATTTTTACTTGGTTCAGGATCTTCATTAGCAACAACTCTAATACTATTTTGCTCTCATTTTCATCAAATCGAAGAAGATAAAAAACATGGTAAAAATTCACCTTTAGTACGTTTAGGCCCAAAAAAAGGAGCCAAACTAATACCATGGATAGTTTTTATAGTTTATTTTTTCCAACTTTTTATAATTATTAATGGATTTATTCCCATACTTTGTATTCTTTTTCTTATTAGTTTGCCACAATCAATAAAGCTTATAACTTTATTGAAATCTTCATATAACAAACCTGAAGTAATAAAAAATTGTAAATTTATTGCGGTCAAATTTCAAACTCTAAATGGAATTGGATTAATAGCAGGATTAATTATTGATTACTTGATTAATAAATGA